In one window of Blattabacterium sp. (Cryptocercus punctulatus) str. Cpu DNA:
- the guaB gene encoding IMP dehydrogenase: MSLNKKILKEALTFDDVLLVPSYSSILPSQVSLKTTLTLDITLNIPILSAAMDTVTESALAISIAREGGIGIIHKNMNIKNQSEEVYRVKRSESGMIDDPITLSRNSTLRDAQNLMNKYHISGLPVIEKDFTLVGIITSRDIKYRLDLDSLVEDVMTKENLITSKKNINLEAAKNILLKERIEKLPIIDDFKKLVGLITIRDIDNLIEYPNACKDSKGRLRVGASVGIDNNTLERVESLVKFDVDLISIDSAHGHSISVLKTIKSIRNYFPNIPLIAGNVVTMEAAQDLIDAGSTILKVGIGSGSICTTRVVAGVGMPQITAINDVYEYAKTRNVNVISDGGIRYSGDVVKAIAAGASSVMIGSLFAGTDEAPGEEIIFQGRKFKTYVGMGSLVAMKKGSRDRYFQFEEKYVPEGIEAKVPYKGKIKDVIFQICGGLRSGMGYCGVSTIKELIKMGKFVRITNSGLKENHPHSVSITKESPNYWKYSGVYNNTRDGI; the protein is encoded by the coding sequence ATGTCTTTAAATAAAAAAATTTTAAAGGAAGCATTGACTTTTGATGATGTATTATTAGTTCCATCATATTCTTCAATTCTTCCATCCCAAGTATCTCTTAAGACTACTTTAACCTTGGATATTACACTCAATATTCCTATATTAAGTGCTGCTATGGATACAGTTACAGAATCTGCTTTGGCAATATCAATAGCTAGAGAAGGAGGAATAGGCATTATTCATAAAAATATGAATATAAAAAATCAATCAGAGGAGGTTTATAGAGTAAAAAGAAGTGAAAGTGGAATGATCGATGATCCAATTACTCTTTCTAGGAATTCAACACTTCGGGATGCACAAAATCTCATGAATAAATATCATATTTCTGGATTACCAGTGATTGAAAAAGATTTTACTTTAGTTGGTATTATAACTAGTAGAGATATCAAATATCGTCTAGATTTAGATTCTTTAGTAGAAGATGTAATGACAAAAGAAAATTTAATTACTTCTAAAAAAAATATAAATCTAGAAGCAGCAAAAAATATTCTTTTAAAAGAAAGAATTGAAAAACTTCCTATTATAGATGATTTTAAAAAATTAGTTGGGTTAATTACAATTAGAGATATAGATAATTTAATAGAATATCCAAATGCTTGTAAAGACTCTAAAGGCCGTTTACGTGTAGGGGCTTCTGTTGGAATAGATAACAATACTTTAGAAAGAGTGGAATCCTTAGTAAAGTTTGATGTAGATCTTATATCTATAGATTCTGCTCATGGTCATTCTATTAGTGTATTGAAAACGATAAAATCTATTCGAAATTATTTTCCAAATATTCCATTAATTGCTGGAAATGTGGTAACTATGGAAGCGGCACAAGATTTAATAGATGCTGGATCTACTATTTTAAAAGTAGGTATAGGGTCCGGTTCGATTTGTACTACAAGGGTAGTAGCTGGTGTAGGAATGCCTCAAATTACTGCTATAAATGATGTCTATGAATATGCTAAAACAAGAAATGTAAATGTTATATCTGATGGGGGGATCAGATATTCAGGAGATGTAGTAAAAGCTATTGCAGCTGGTGCAAGTTCGGTGATGATTGGTAGTTTATTTGCAGGTACAGATGAAGCTCCAGGAGAGGAAATTATTTTTCAAGGTCGAAAGTTTAAAACATATGTAGGAATGGGTTCTTTAGTAGCTATGAAAAAAGGAAGTCGAGATCGTTATTTTCAGTTTGAAGAAAAGTATGTTCCAGAAGGAATAGAAGCAAAAGTTCCCTATAAAGGGAAAATTAAAGATGTTATTTTTCAAATATGTGGAGGATTACGTTCTGGAATGGGTTATTGTGGAGTATCGACAATTAAAGAATTAATAAAAATGGGAAAATTTGTAAGAATTACCAATTCTGGATTAAAAGAAAATCATCCACATAGCGTAAGTATAACGAAAGAATCCCCTAATTATTGGAAATATAGTGGAGTTTATAATAATACCCGGGACGGGATTTGA
- the ileS gene encoding isoleucine--tRNA ligase gives MLKKFKEYKKLNLKSISKEITQYWEKNKIIQKSFQFRKNLNKKDRSSYHILYEGPPSLNGSPGIHHTVSRTIKDIFCRYHTLKGKIVIRKAGWDTHGLPIELNVEKKIGITKNDIGKNISIEKYNNICKYFVKKSMKKWIKFTNKIGYWIDLKNSFITYKTKYIESVWWLIKKLYKKKIIYKGYTIQPYSPAAGTGLSYHELNMPGTYKKVKQITPTLKFKAIKSTLPKEIQKFLGDIYLISWTTTPWTLPSNTALAIGSDIDYVLVKTYCPYNFLKENIILAEKLIYKILLPNKFYSVSNNYEFDRSKIENKNKIPYYIAYKFKGKDLFKSRYEQLLPWFKPYQEENNAFQIINGDGYVNENEGTGIIHIAPTFGIDDLKIAKKNNIPSMLILNEKNIPIPLVDMQGKFLNCYPHGFSGKYVKNDFNTNINTKLVSVDHEIVSFLEKEKKLFKVEMYTHFYPHCWRTEKPILYYPLYSWFIKTTKIREKLISLNKKINWIPKFIGKKRFDTWLKNIRDWNLSRSRYWGTPLPIWRTKDGKEELVIGSIKELFLEIQKSIEYEFMSYNILENFIPDDMRDENYEKIDLHKHFLDKIILVSRKGAPMKRESDLIDVWFDSGAMPYAQFHYPFENRKYIDEYQFFPSDFIAEGIDQTRGWFFTLHTISSLLFNSIAYKNVLSTGLVLDKKGNKMSKSKGNTINPFELIENYGADAIRWYIIFNSEPWDNLKFDIKGIDRGINKFFRTLYNVYSFFVLYANIDGFSYKEKDCSLKNYTELDLWLLSELNTMIKKVDESYKDYNPTKVSRIISFFVLDQLSNWYIRLCRRRFWKEEYTNNKIVAYQLLYKCLITISKLLSPIAPFFSEKLYIDLNSITKRETFESIHFTNFPIYDLSFINKELEKRMLLVQRITTMSFSIRKKNGIKIRQPLKKLLILIRDEKIRFELKKISEILKQEINVKNIEFMESYNDLESVKYIQPNYKSIGSRFGNKTPIISEIIQKFTQDKIKEIEYKKKYIFFLQGEKFILFLNDVKITTEFIKNWSVIFDNELTIALDLHITNSLWEEGVIRELIRYIQELRKKCNYQVIDKIFIYINAIQRIQSIIQKNKNFLCKETLAVDYFF, from the coding sequence ATGTTAAAAAAATTTAAAGAATATAAAAAATTAAATCTCAAAAGTATTTCTAAAGAAATAACTCAATATTGGGAAAAAAATAAAATTATTCAAAAAAGTTTTCAATTTAGAAAAAATCTTAATAAAAAGGATAGATCTTCATATCATATTTTATATGAAGGGCCTCCTTCTTTAAATGGAAGTCCTGGTATTCATCATACAGTATCTAGAACTATAAAAGATATATTTTGTAGATATCATACTCTTAAAGGGAAGATAGTAATTAGAAAAGCGGGATGGGATACTCATGGATTACCTATAGAACTTAATGTAGAAAAAAAAATAGGAATTACTAAAAATGATATAGGAAAAAATATAAGTATAGAAAAGTATAATAATATTTGTAAATATTTTGTCAAAAAATCAATGAAAAAATGGATAAAATTTACAAATAAAATAGGATATTGGATAGATCTTAAAAATTCATTTATAACATATAAAACTAAATATATAGAAAGTGTATGGTGGTTGATAAAAAAATTATATAAAAAAAAAATTATTTATAAAGGTTATACTATACAACCTTATTCTCCAGCAGCAGGTACCGGATTAAGTTATCATGAATTAAATATGCCAGGAACCTATAAAAAAGTAAAACAAATAACTCCTACTTTAAAATTTAAAGCGATAAAAAGTACTTTACCAAAAGAAATTCAAAAGTTTTTAGGAGATATATATTTAATATCTTGGACTACTACTCCTTGGACACTTCCATCCAATACAGCATTAGCTATTGGATCGGATATAGATTATGTTTTAGTAAAAACTTATTGTCCTTATAATTTTTTAAAAGAGAACATTATTTTAGCTGAAAAATTAATTTATAAAATATTATTACCAAATAAATTTTATTCCGTATCAAATAATTATGAATTTGATCGATCAAAAATTGAAAATAAAAATAAAATTCCTTATTATATAGCATATAAATTCAAAGGAAAAGATCTTTTTAAAAGTAGATATGAACAATTATTACCTTGGTTTAAACCTTATCAAGAAGAAAACAATGCTTTTCAAATAATAAATGGTGATGGTTATGTTAATGAAAATGAAGGAACTGGAATTATTCATATAGCTCCTACATTTGGAATAGATGATTTAAAAATAGCTAAAAAAAATAACATTCCATCTATGTTAATTTTAAATGAAAAAAATATTCCTATTCCTTTAGTAGATATGCAAGGAAAATTTTTAAATTGTTATCCTCATGGATTTAGTGGAAAATATGTTAAAAATGATTTTAATACTAATATAAATACAAAACTAGTTTCTGTAGATCATGAAATAGTTTCCTTTCTTGAAAAAGAAAAAAAACTTTTCAAAGTAGAAATGTATACACATTTTTATCCACATTGTTGGAGAACTGAAAAACCTATTCTTTATTATCCTTTATATTCATGGTTCATAAAAACAACAAAAATAAGAGAAAAATTAATTTCTTTAAATAAAAAAATTAATTGGATTCCTAAATTTATAGGAAAAAAACGTTTTGATACTTGGTTGAAAAATATAAGAGATTGGAATTTATCACGTTCTAGATATTGGGGGACTCCTTTACCAATTTGGAGAACAAAAGATGGAAAAGAAGAATTAGTTATAGGATCTATTAAAGAATTATTTTTAGAAATTCAAAAATCTATTGAATATGAGTTTATGTCATACAATATATTAGAAAATTTTATTCCGGATGATATGAGAGATGAAAATTATGAAAAAATAGATTTGCATAAACATTTTTTAGATAAAATTATATTGGTTTCTCGTAAAGGAGCTCCAATGAAGAGAGAATCGGATTTAATAGATGTATGGTTTGATTCTGGAGCTATGCCATATGCTCAATTTCATTATCCTTTTGAAAATAGAAAATATATTGATGAATATCAATTTTTTCCTTCAGATTTTATTGCGGAAGGGATTGACCAAACAAGAGGATGGTTTTTCACATTACATACTATTAGTTCATTATTATTTAATTCTATAGCATATAAAAATGTTTTATCTACTGGTTTAGTATTAGATAAAAAAGGAAATAAAATGTCTAAAAGTAAAGGAAATACTATCAATCCTTTTGAATTAATAGAAAATTATGGGGCTGATGCAATACGTTGGTATATTATATTTAATTCTGAACCTTGGGATAATTTAAAATTTGATATAAAAGGAATTGATAGAGGAATTAATAAATTTTTTAGAACACTTTATAATGTTTATTCTTTTTTTGTTTTATATGCTAATATAGACGGATTTTCCTATAAAGAAAAAGACTGTTCTTTAAAAAATTACACTGAATTAGATCTTTGGTTACTTTCTGAATTAAATACAATGATTAAAAAAGTAGATGAATCTTATAAAGATTATAATCCTACTAAAGTTTCTCGTATTATTTCATTTTTTGTATTAGATCAATTAAGTAATTGGTATATAAGACTATGTCGTAGAAGATTTTGGAAAGAAGAATATACAAATAATAAAATTGTAGCATATCAATTACTTTATAAATGTTTAATTACAATTTCTAAATTATTATCTCCTATCGCTCCATTTTTTTCGGAAAAATTATATATTGACCTAAACTCTATCACAAAAAGAGAAACTTTTGAAAGTATTCATTTTACTAATTTTCCGATCTATGATTTATCATTTATAAATAAAGAATTAGAAAAAAGAATGCTTTTAGTTCAAAGGATTACTACTATGAGTTTTTCTATAAGAAAAAAAAATGGAATAAAAATTCGTCAACCTTTGAAAAAATTACTCATTTTAATTCGTGATGAAAAAATACGTTTTGAATTGAAAAAAATATCTGAAATTCTTAAACAAGAAATAAATGTAAAAAATATTGAATTTATGGAATCTTATAATGATTTAGAATCAGTTAAATATATTCAACCAAACTATAAATCTATCGGTTCTAGATTTGGAAATAAAACTCCAATCATATCGGAAATAATTCAAAAATTTACTCAAGATAAAATTAAAGAAATCGAATATAAAAAAAAATATATTTTTTTTCTTCAAGGAGAAAAATTTATATTATTTTTAAACGATGTAAAAATTACTACCGAATTTATTAAAAATTGGTCTGTCATATTTGATAATGAACTTACAATAGCTTTAGATTTACATATTACGAATTCTCTTTGGGAAGAAGGTGTTATAAGAGAATTAATTAGATATATACAAGAATTAAGAAAAAAGTGTAACTACCAGGTTATTGACAAAATATTTATATATATAAATGCTATTCAAAGAATACAATCTATTATACAGAAGAATAAAAACTTTCTTTGTAAAGAGACTCTTGCAGTAGATTATTTTTTTTAG
- the glmM gene encoding phosphoglucosamine mutase gives MILVKSSSGIRGTLGGKVGKGFSPIEIIKFSAGYVSWMKKKYKNKNKYLIVLGRDGRTTSSIFQQFLVITFQSLGVNVIDIGLSTTPTVGIAIITEKADGGVMLTASHNPKNWNGLKMFNSQGEFLSEKDLEKLFYIVEKEYFRFASFDQLGNYFYRKNYIHKHIEIILSLPLVDKEIIKKSRFKIVVDGINSTGGIAVPILLEEYFGAKVIKMHCIPHGDFIHNPEPIEKNLKSVCKKVSEVKADLGISVDPDVDRVVFICENGDFFGEEYTLVSISDYILDNKIGSVVSTFSSSQALKDLSINKGVTCYDTSVGEIHVVKKMKEVKAVIGGEGNGGIIYPDLRYGRDALVGIALFLTYIAKLSKIPLTKLKKRYSNYFMSKKKIRLSPNQKIGKILENIKKIYQGEKMDLKDGIKIHFLNKEWIHIRKSNTENIIRIYIESPSRKRMNFLEKKILYEVQKNYD, from the coding sequence TTGATACTCGTAAAATCTTCATCTGGAATAAGAGGTACATTGGGGGGAAAAGTAGGGAAAGGTTTTTCACCTATAGAAATTATTAAATTTTCTGCAGGATATGTTTCCTGGATGAAAAAAAAATATAAGAATAAAAATAAATATCTAATAGTATTAGGTAGGGATGGACGTACTACTTCTTCTATATTTCAACAATTTTTAGTGATTACTTTTCAAAGTCTTGGGGTGAATGTTATTGATATTGGATTATCTACAACTCCTACTGTTGGTATTGCTATTATAACCGAAAAAGCAGATGGAGGAGTTATGTTAACTGCAAGTCATAATCCAAAAAATTGGAATGGATTAAAAATGTTTAATTCTCAAGGAGAATTTTTATCTGAAAAAGATCTTGAAAAATTATTCTATATAGTAGAAAAAGAATATTTTAGATTTGCATCTTTTGATCAATTAGGGAATTATTTTTATAGAAAAAATTATATCCATAAACATATAGAAATTATTCTTTCTTTACCATTGGTAGATAAAGAGATAATTAAAAAATCTAGATTTAAAATAGTAGTAGATGGAATTAATTCTACAGGAGGAATAGCAGTTCCTATTTTATTAGAAGAATATTTTGGAGCTAAAGTTATTAAAATGCATTGTATTCCTCATGGAGATTTTATTCATAATCCTGAACCTATTGAAAAAAATTTAAAATCAGTTTGTAAAAAAGTTTCAGAAGTAAAAGCAGATTTAGGAATCTCTGTAGATCCAGATGTAGATAGAGTTGTATTTATTTGTGAAAATGGAGATTTTTTTGGAGAGGAATATACTTTAGTATCTATTTCGGATTACATATTAGATAATAAAATCGGATCTGTAGTTTCTACTTTTTCCTCTTCACAAGCATTAAAAGATTTATCTATTAATAAAGGAGTTACTTGTTATGACACTTCTGTTGGAGAAATACATGTTGTTAAAAAAATGAAAGAAGTGAAAGCCGTTATTGGAGGAGAAGGTAATGGAGGGATTATTTATCCAGATTTACGTTATGGAAGAGATGCATTAGTAGGTATTGCTTTATTTTTAACTTATATAGCAAAACTTTCTAAAATACCGTTAACAAAATTAAAAAAAAGGTATTCTAATTATTTTATGTCAAAAAAAAAAATTCGATTATCTCCTAATCAAAAAATTGGAAAAATATTAGAAAATATAAAAAAAATATATCAAGGAGAAAAAATGGATTTAAAAGATGGAATTAAAATTCATTTTCTAAATAAAGAATGGATTCATATAAGGAAATCTAATACTGAAAATATTATTCGAATATACATAGAAAGTCCTTCAAGAAAAAGAATGAATTTTTTAGAAAAAAAAATTCTATATGAAGTACAAAAAAATTATGATTAA
- the rplS gene encoding 50S ribosomal protein L19: protein MSNNFIENIEDQWIKKNDLPLFNSGDTISVFFEIKEGDKKRIQSFKGVVIKKQGKGLTKTFTVRKMSGEIGIERIFIFNQPSIKKIEVNKKGKVRRSKIYYFRSLRGKKARV from the coding sequence ATGTCAAATAATTTTATAGAAAATATAGAAGATCAATGGATCAAAAAAAATGATTTACCATTATTTAATTCTGGAGATACTATCAGTGTATTTTTTGAAATTAAAGAAGGAGACAAAAAAAGAATTCAATCCTTTAAAGGAGTTGTTATTAAAAAACAAGGAAAAGGATTGACGAAAACCTTTACGGTTCGTAAAATGAGTGGGGAAATAGGAATCGAACGTATATTTATTTTTAATCAACCAAGTATCAAAAAAATAGAAGTTAATAAAAAAGGAAAAGTACGTAGATCCAAAATTTATTATTTTAGATCTCTTAGAGGTAAAAAAGCTAGAGTTTAA
- the mutS gene encoding DNA mismatch repair protein MutS, whose amino-acid sequence MNKDQNTLIKQEKTPLIKQYNDIKSKYPDAILLFQVGDFYETFGEDAIKCSKILNIVLTNRSSKKKHSIIHLAGFPYHSLNVYLPKLIRSGHRVAICDQLEVPKKGKNIVKRGVIELVTPGISIDENILKTKSNNFLASIHIGKKKLGISFLDISTGDFFIAEDNKESILQYLEHFNPSEVLFQKKEKNFFEKFLKDKYYTFLIEDWMFNYSFSYEKLTSHFKTNSLKGFGIDNLKLGITASGVILNYLYDTQHYKIKHISNIKRIKKEEHMWIDDFTFKNLEIFRCLDKNGVSLIDIIDKTITPMGGRLLKHWIHFPLTNIIHIQKRYEIVEFFFSNISIRSFIQKKLKEIYDIERIISKMTIGKISPHEIIRLHQSLTAIVQIQKKIFSNKKYKTFLEIVNSFQNCNIISQKILDTIDPNTPYHIEKGNVIAKGVSKELDNIRNLYFSKKEYLEKLCNNEKLNTGIHNLKIGYNNIFGYFLEIKKTKKYNIPSHWIQKQTLTNSERYTTEELKNYELQILNSEQKILSIEKKIFYDLINQILKYIIPLQKNAKIIAELDVLCSFSLSALENYYVKPEINHSFRLCIKKGRHPVIERQFISKKSYIPNDVILNKKNQQIIIITGPNMSGKSAILRQTAIIILMAHIGSFVPAKHAEIGLVDKIFSRVGASDNISLGESTFMVEMNEMANILNNFSKRSFLILDEIGRGTSTYDGISIAWSIVEFLHKSPFRPLTLFATHYHELNKISSFFQRIQNYHISVKKIYENIIFMRKMIKGGSEHSYGIHVAKISGIPIEIIHRAKEILKNFG is encoded by the coding sequence ATGAATAAAGACCAAAATACTTTAATAAAGCAAGAAAAAACTCCATTAATTAAGCAATATAATGATATAAAATCTAAATATCCAGATGCTATATTACTATTTCAAGTAGGAGATTTCTATGAAACTTTTGGAGAAGATGCTATAAAATGTTCTAAAATATTAAATATTGTTTTAACTAATAGATCTAGTAAAAAAAAACATTCTATTATTCATTTAGCTGGGTTTCCTTATCACTCTTTAAATGTTTATTTACCAAAATTAATACGATCAGGACATCGTGTAGCTATTTGTGATCAACTAGAAGTACCAAAAAAAGGAAAAAATATTGTAAAAAGAGGAGTTATAGAATTAGTTACACCAGGAATATCGATAGACGAAAATATATTAAAAACCAAATCAAATAATTTTTTAGCTTCTATTCATATAGGAAAAAAAAAATTAGGTATAAGTTTTTTAGATATTTCTACAGGAGATTTTTTTATAGCGGAAGATAATAAAGAAAGTATATTACAATATTTAGAACATTTTAATCCAAGTGAAGTTCTTTTTCAGAAAAAAGAAAAAAATTTTTTTGAAAAATTTCTAAAAGACAAATATTATACTTTCTTAATAGAAGATTGGATGTTCAATTATTCATTTTCATATGAAAAATTGACATCTCATTTTAAAACAAACTCTTTAAAAGGTTTTGGAATAGATAATTTAAAACTTGGTATTACTGCTTCCGGTGTTATATTAAACTATTTATACGATACCCAACATTATAAAATAAAACATATTTCTAATATAAAAAGAATAAAAAAAGAAGAACATATGTGGATTGATGATTTTACATTTAAAAATTTAGAAATATTTCGTTGTTTGGATAAAAATGGGGTATCCTTAATTGATATTATAGATAAAACTATAACTCCTATGGGAGGTAGATTATTAAAACATTGGATACATTTTCCTTTAACAAATATTATTCATATACAAAAACGTTATGAAATAGTAGAATTTTTTTTTTCGAATATTTCTATTCGTTCATTTATTCAAAAAAAACTTAAAGAAATTTATGATATAGAACGAATAATTTCTAAAATGACTATTGGAAAAATTTCTCCACATGAAATAATTAGATTACATCAATCTTTAACAGCTATAGTTCAAATACAAAAAAAAATTTTTTCAAATAAAAAATATAAAACTTTTTTAGAAATTGTAAATTCATTTCAAAATTGCAATATAATATCCCAAAAAATTCTGGATACAATAGATCCGAATACACCATATCATATAGAAAAAGGAAATGTAATAGCAAAAGGGGTTTCTAAAGAATTGGATAATATTCGTAATCTATATTTTTCCAAAAAAGAATACTTGGAAAAACTATGTAATAATGAAAAATTAAATACTGGAATTCATAATTTAAAAATTGGATATAACAATATTTTTGGATATTTTTTAGAAATTAAAAAAACAAAAAAATACAATATACCATCTCATTGGATACAAAAACAAACATTAACTAATTCCGAAAGATACACAACTGAAGAATTAAAAAATTATGAGTTACAAATTTTAAATTCCGAACAAAAAATACTTTCTATCGAAAAAAAAATTTTTTATGATCTAATTAATCAAATTTTAAAATATATAATTCCTTTACAAAAAAATGCAAAAATAATTGCGGAATTGGATGTATTATGTTCCTTTTCACTTTCTGCATTAGAAAATTATTATGTAAAACCAGAAATCAATCATTCGTTTAGATTATGTATCAAAAAAGGAAGACATCCAGTTATTGAAAGGCAGTTTATTTCAAAAAAATCCTATATCCCTAATGATGTCATTTTAAATAAAAAAAATCAACAAATTATTATAATAACTGGGCCAAATATGTCAGGAAAATCTGCTATTCTTCGTCAAACTGCTATTATTATATTAATGGCCCATATAGGTAGTTTTGTGCCTGCTAAACATGCAGAAATAGGATTAGTAGATAAAATATTTAGTAGAGTAGGTGCATCCGATAATATTTCTTTAGGAGAATCTACTTTTATGGTAGAAATGAATGAAATGGCAAATATATTAAACAATTTTTCTAAAAGAAGTTTTCTAATTTTAGATGAAATTGGACGAGGTACAAGTACTTATGATGGAATATCTATAGCTTGGTCTATTGTTGAATTTTTACATAAAAGTCCTTTTAGACCTCTTACCTTATTTGCAACTCATTACCATGAATTAAATAAAATAAGTTCTTTTTTTCAAAGAATCCAAAATTATCATATATCTGTAAAAAAAATTTATGAAAATATTATTTTTATGCGAAAAATGATTAAGGGTGGAAGTGAACACAGTTACGGTATTCACGTAGCAAAAATTTCAGGAATTCCTATAGAAATTATCCATAGAGCAAAGGAAATATTAAAAAATTTTGGATAA
- a CDS encoding TraR/DksA C4-type zinc finger protein produces MKEPDKQRYSMEERKEFRKLILKKLEKVKKDLSILKDNFDNDQNNGTDDTYPTFKAFEEGSETLSKEQNAQILEHLKKFIQSLNSALIRVENKDYGICRITKKLIPKARLMAVPHTTLSIEGKRQVENQKK; encoded by the coding sequence ATGAAAGAGCCAGACAAACAAAGATATTCGATGGAAGAAAGAAAAGAATTTCGTAAACTTATACTTAAAAAATTAGAAAAGGTAAAAAAAGATTTATCAATTCTTAAAGATAATTTTGATAATGATCAAAATAATGGTACAGATGATACTTATCCTACATTTAAAGCTTTTGAAGAAGGATCTGAAACACTTAGTAAAGAACAAAATGCTCAAATTTTGGAACATTTAAAAAAATTTATACAAAGTTTAAATTCTGCTTTGATTAGAGTTGAAAATAAAGATTACGGAATTTGTCGTATTACAAAAAAATTGATACCTAAAGCACGTCTTATGGCAGTTCCACATACTACTTTAAGTATTGAAGGGAAGAGACAGGTAGAAAATCAAAAAAAGTAA
- a CDS encoding ABC transporter permease translates to MNFEWFFYKKQFGKIVRKSKILRTIVLVTQNTIFFGIIVSIITFSIGFGFKEIIKKKLLNIQGQITITNLKIDNSIILNKSFFKDLFFFKFIRRINHFYEKDVIICDNKSQNVEKFIFKGISKDYNPIFFQNFLVIGYLEKVKKKLFSDYGILLSKKVSISLGLNIGSSIIVNFFFYKNGNPFFISKKFYVCGLYDTSIPEFDDVYIIGNIKHIQYFHKNSNVNNNQNEDFLEGVEIFLSDISFDKIISIKKKIDQKYSDNFLVKTIYDQSYKKIIEWIKIFDINIFVINIIVIITVFFNVIVFFLILIIERIKTIGILKTLGARNKVIHKIFLYYIIKILVPPLIIGNSIGIIFLFLQNKFRFLSLNKIQYYVDFVPVYLNINYILFINLSIFLICFSTVFFSSWFIINKIPPINSIEFE, encoded by the coding sequence TACAAAAAACAATTTGGAAAGATTGTTAGAAAAAGTAAAATATTACGTACAATAGTTTTGGTTACACAAAATACAATATTTTTTGGTATAATCGTATCCATTATCACTTTTTCTATAGGATTTGGATTTAAAGAAATTATAAAAAAAAAATTATTAAATATTCAAGGTCAAATTACTATTACGAATTTAAAGATAGATAATTCTATTATTCTAAATAAATCTTTTTTTAAAGATTTATTTTTTTTTAAATTTATTCGTCGTATTAATCATTTTTATGAAAAAGATGTAATTATTTGTGATAATAAATCTCAAAATGTTGAAAAATTTATATTCAAAGGAATATCTAAAGATTATAATCCTATTTTTTTTCAAAATTTTTTGGTTATAGGTTATTTGGAAAAAGTAAAAAAAAAATTATTTTCTGATTATGGAATTCTTCTATCAAAAAAAGTATCTATTTCTTTAGGATTAAATATTGGATCATCTATTATAGTAAACTTTTTTTTTTATAAAAATGGAAATCCTTTTTTTATTTCTAAAAAATTTTATGTTTGCGGTTTATATGATACGAGTATTCCAGAATTTGATGATGTTTATATCATTGGAAATATAAAACATATACAATATTTTCATAAAAATAGTAATGTTAATAATAATCAAAATGAAGATTTTTTAGAAGGAGTTGAAATTTTTTTATCTGATATAAGTTTTGATAAAATAATATCTATTAAAAAAAAAATTGATCAAAAATATTCTGATAATTTTTTAGTAAAAACTATTTATGATCAATCTTATAAAAAAATTATAGAATGGATAAAAATTTTTGATATTAATATTTTTGTTATTAATATTATTGTCATTATAACTGTTTTTTTCAATGTGATTGTATTTTTTTTAATTCTTATTATAGAAAGAATTAAAACTATAGGAATTTTAAAGACTTTAGGAGCTAGAAATAAAGTTATACATAAAATATTTTTATATTATATTATAAAAATTTTAGTTCCTCCATTAATAATTGGGAATAGTATAGGTATTATTTTTTTATTTTTACAAAATAAATTTCGATTTTTATCGTTAAATAAAATACAATATTATGTTGATTTTGTTCCTGTTTATTTGAATATAAATTATATTTTATTTATTAATTTATCCATTTTTTTGATATGTTTTTCTACCGTATTTTTTTCTTCTTGGTTTATTATTAATAAAATACCTCCTATTAATTCTATAGAATTTGAGTAA